Proteins from a genomic interval of Fodinicurvata sp. EGI_FJ10296:
- a CDS encoding AI-2E family transporter, with the protein MDFIRDWFKRHFNDPQVVLLIVLLAALFAMLVFFANMLLPALAAAIIAYLMQGVVSRLERLGVPRIAAILCVFLIFFGFFLFVILAVIPLIFSQITLLIQQVPSMLNDAQELMRRLPEEYPNVFSADQVDQMFLAIRSEVISFSQQVLTYSLASIVSIATLLVYAILVPLLVFFMVKDKDRILAWFTSFLPEDRRLAAQVWEEVDVQLGNYIRGKFWEILIVGVVTFIVFWMLDMTYAVLLAVLTGLSVLIPYIGAAMVTFPVAVLGYLQFGWGSELVWILIAYAIIQAIDGNVLAPLLFSEAVSLHPVAVVVAILFFGGIWGFWGVFFAIPLATVVQAVLRAWPRSQARERRYQMGIEPESSAEDARDPSTGRSPQIGSER; encoded by the coding sequence ATGGACTTCATTCGCGATTGGTTCAAGCGGCATTTCAACGATCCTCAGGTGGTCCTGTTGATTGTGCTGCTGGCGGCGCTGTTCGCTATGTTGGTATTCTTCGCCAATATGCTTCTGCCGGCATTGGCGGCGGCGATCATTGCCTATCTGATGCAGGGCGTTGTCTCTCGGCTGGAGCGGTTGGGCGTGCCGCGAATCGCGGCCATTCTCTGCGTCTTTCTCATCTTCTTCGGATTCTTCCTGTTCGTCATCCTGGCGGTGATCCCTCTCATTTTCAGCCAGATCACCCTGTTGATCCAACAGGTCCCGTCAATGCTCAACGACGCCCAGGAACTGATGAGGCGGCTTCCGGAGGAATATCCGAACGTCTTCTCCGCCGATCAGGTCGACCAGATGTTTCTGGCCATCCGCAGCGAGGTGATCTCGTTCAGCCAGCAGGTGCTGACCTATTCGCTCGCCTCGATCGTCAGCATCGCCACTTTGCTGGTTTACGCGATTCTGGTGCCGTTGCTGGTGTTTTTCATGGTCAAGGACAAGGACCGGATTCTGGCATGGTTCACCAGCTTCCTGCCCGAGGATCGGCGCCTCGCAGCGCAGGTCTGGGAAGAAGTGGACGTGCAGCTGGGCAATTATATCCGCGGCAAATTCTGGGAAATCCTGATCGTCGGCGTCGTGACCTTCATCGTCTTCTGGATGCTGGACATGACCTATGCCGTGCTGCTGGCGGTTTTGACCGGCCTGTCGGTCCTGATACCCTATATCGGCGCAGCGATGGTCACCTTTCCCGTTGCTGTGCTGGGCTATCTGCAATTCGGCTGGGGCAGCGAACTCGTCTGGATCCTGATCGCCTATGCCATCATCCAGGCCATCGACGGCAACGTCCTGGCGCCGCTGCTGTTCTCGGAGGCCGTTAGTCTTCATCCCGTCGCGGTCGTGGTCGCCATCCTGTTTTTCGGTGGCATCTGGGGGTTCTGGGGGGTCTTCTTCGCCATTCCACTTGCGACTGTTGTCCAGGCCGTGCTGCGGGCCTGGCCCCGCTCGCAAGCCCGGGAACGCCGGTATCAAATGGGGATCGAGCCGGAAAGCAGCGCAGAGGACGCGCGCGACCCATCAACCGGCCGCTCACCGCAGATCGGTTCGGAACGCTGA